DNA sequence from the Lycium barbarum isolate Lr01 chromosome 5, ASM1917538v2, whole genome shotgun sequence genome:
agaggctcatagacgcgcagtgtgggttagatggtctcacaagattactatgttatatttgtatatgttattttgatagcctaaggggcacgtgtatataaaattatttgtgttttcaaaagaaaaatggttgtcttatgattatgagattatgaatgataaagaaatgtaaaatggttatgacgagtgaggaaacgagcggtgctcggtggttagcccgggtgcccgtcgcggccctagtcgggtcgtgacaaaatatcTCATGATGATAAGAAATCATCCACTTCCATCCATCAGCTCTCCTTTTTATCACACCAGCAGCCACGAAAAAACAGATCTGTCCATTATTTCCAAAATTGAATCCGGTATCTTCAAGGCAAATATGCACCCAATCCTTTCATAAGTGAGTTGGAGAGGAAGTTCTGCAGCCTGCAATGAGGTAAAGAAAATTTCAAGGATTGATGCACATGATACGAGATAATTATTCCTTGGTTCTCAGTAGCCTAGAGTCACCCTCTATTACTGTAAAATGGCTATGTTTCAATTATAATGTAGTTgattgtacaaaaaaaaaaaaaaaaaaaaagagataaaatGATAATTCAGGTAATGTTGCAGAAAAAGTTAAATCTCTTCGTGATGACTTGGTACAGATGATGACACTGTAAGTTTCGCTACTTTGACATTATTCCTTTTGTTAAATATACTAAGTTCTTTTATCTGATATGATAGCTGTGTCAAATATATTTCTCAGCAGTTGAAGAGCTCCTGAATCAAGCGGAACAAGATTACTATATTGGGTATGTTGCTGATTTCTTCTTTTGGGAAGCAGCTTTAATATTAACTATTAATCTACTTTTACTTTGATATTTTTCCCAACAAATTCAATCTTTATTTATGGCGTCATAAGTTGTTGTTTGGATTGGAAAAGTGaatatgatgtgatatattgttCTTCCTTTGTAGCTGAACTGTTTCAGGACAAATAATTCTTCATGCGGTCTCATGGTTTGCGGGCGAGCTGTTAAGGTGATGAATCTGAAGATAGCAAAGATATTATCGAGGAAGATGATGATGACCAGAATAAAGAGGAGGTGATGGAAAAGAAGGTGAGATTTGTTTTTTCTGCTTTTATAAAGTGATTCAAGTTTTTCCCGTTTACCTAAGTTGGGATATTCATGTGAAAGAGGGTTCTTAGTTTTTTACATATTCTGTTTGCAAGGTAAAAGTTGATGTGTTGTCTCTTCTTAGCTGCTACATGTTAATAGAAGGATGTTATAACCAAAAAAGTTGCTTTTAAGAGTTAATTTAAGAGTGTGTTGTTCTCACATCAAAGGCTTGAATCATtgaaaagaggggggggggggggggggggggggttgtgttgTAAATCAGCAAAGCCAGAAATGAGGTAACTCTTCTATTCATTCTTGTCCTACTGCTTCATATATTCAATGGCTTTTATTTAAATCATACTATTTCATGAAATTTTGTAATATCCATGAAATCATCTATGTGTCGTGTAGTCATCGGTTTTACCACCGGAATACCTATGAGATTGTGGTCAGCCGATTTGGTTTATTGTTTTCATCTCCATAACTTAAAAGTCGGTTTACTTTTTGGGATCTCTGCAAATTTTTGAACGATTAAACCCACAAACCCATCTCTCCTTTCCTTCACTCTCACAGTTACCCAGATTTAACAGAGCTCAGTTCAAAGTAACATTATAGGAAAAGAACGATGGCGATCAGACAAAGTCGAATGGTTGTAAGTCGAAGGACAGAGGAACTGAAAATGATAGCCATGGAGGTAAACATAAGTCTTTATTGTTTAATACATTCGATTGTTGCTAATGGGACCTTAGTGGGTGATTTGTTAGTTTTCTGTTCTTTTAGATAGTCTCTTGTCGGGTTTCCTACATGCATGTTAGTACATTTCTCCGATTCGCTATACATGTTTGGAACTAGACACTTGGGTGCATGATTTTGGATATTAAAGATACATGTGTGATCTTTTCTATTGTTAGTGAAACTTAATTCTTTTTTCCCCTGTTCAATAATGAAAATACATCTTAtcaaaaggaaaataatattgaTAGCCGAAAAGGAAATTTTCACATGTATATGCTCATATGACTGTGTCGACTTCCTAATAATCACTGGTCCTTAGAACTCAATGAGAACACAGAAAGTCTCTCTAAACATATATTCCAAATGAAACGAAGTAATGTACTTATGCTCCCCAATTTTGTTCGGTTCCTTTCAAATTACTTATGTTCTGCATTAGAGTTGGAAAGTaagttattttcctttttttttaaagatcAACAAAAGACAATTTATTATAAGTCCTGACTTTGAAGACTTAATCGGACCACAGGAAACAATAGACTGTACAAGTATTATGCAAATGATGTTTAAACTGCAATGGTTAAAAGTTAGAAAGCAATTGCAAGTTCAATTTGAATTGGCACTTGCCGGATTTTTATCTCTTATTCGTTCAAATTGAACACAGATGGCAGCAGGAGGACTGAGGGACCAATTGGGGCTGGTGGAATTTGTAGAGATCATCTAGGTAATTTGATCATGGCATTCCAGCAATCTCTGGGAACTGGTAGCAGCAATCTGGCCGAGGCAAAGGCAGCTATGATAGGTCTTAAGTGGTGCAAGGAGTACGGTGTACCTTGGTTATTACAAGAAGTTTTCAATGAAAGTCGGAAGGTAATCGATGAAAGTAATTGCATCATTCAACATTGTTATAGAGAAGGAAATCAAGTGGTGGACGCATTGGCAAAGGCAAGTTTGATAATACCAAACCAAGTTTCTAATTCGGCGAATGACTTGCCTAGCTATGCTAAAGGTCCTTAAAGGCTTGACTGGATAATGATGCCATCTTTTAGACACAAGCACAAGAAGCACCAGTTTGTTTAAATCAGTTGTTTAGTTTCCAGGTTGCCCCTCCTTATACCCCTGTATCTTTTTGTATATGTTTACCGGAGGGAACTTGGTTTTTAATGTTATTCCTTCTTATGTATAGCTGCTTCATTGGGACTATGGATTCATGGAAATCCTGCAAGTTTGTACATAATTTTTGGTAATGATATAAAGGGCCACGCCACCATATGGCGTAGTTgcatttaaataaataaaaaacggTTTAGTTATTCGTTCAATCTAAGCTATTTTGCATTGTCTGATCAGTAGTTGGAACTTGGAAGTTAAGTTTGTTTCTAGAGTGTATTCTTCTTTCACCATTTATATATTAATGGTTGACAGTATTAAATATTCTGGTgaattgttggcagctatttgagctGGTTTTAGTTGAATATAAAATTGTTTTCGTCTTGACAGGGGCAGCTGGAATAGCAGCGGGATCCTACCAATTTGTTTgcaaaataccgacctcatgaggtcagttttCTGCAAAATGTtccaagaaattgcaaattactgacctcatgaggtcggttttatgcataatattcccagaaattgcaaattaccgacctcatgaggtcggttttttgcaaaatattcccagaaattgcaaattaccgacctcgtgaggtcggttttctgcaaaattatcTAGAAATTGCTAAAGcaatatatcatatattcatataaattatcgacctcacgaggtcggtaaactcatatcattatattattaatataatttaccgacctaatgaggtcggtattttatttaattaatacccgACTAAAAAagtattaccgacctcatgaggtcggtaataattCCGACCCACTATTTTCCGACCCAATTTTGAGGTCGGTTTTGAGGTCGGTTTTTGCCCAAAAACCGACCTCATTACCATTTTTTTTTGTCGGAAaatcctgtttttttagtagtgatcaATGCAAGAGGAAAGCTAGGTTGAGTATTGAATCTAGCATTCTAGCATACATGCTTCCCATGTACACTTAGTGTATCCTTTTATGCACAATGCGGAAGTATCTCAACTTAGATTATACACGGATGTAGTACAAGTAACAACAAAAGATTCTATTGGTTGACACCCAACTTTGACCCTGCTTTCTTCCTATTCACTTTCTAagcttctaaattaataattaccTTATTTTCGCTACTATTCTCTACTATTATAGTAATTACCCTTTTTATTATCATTGTCGCCATTTTTAGAATTACTAACTTAATTACATTTTTATGATTTTACACCTCTTTTTAATAATTGATCGTCATTACTTTATTTTGGTACTTATTAAATTAGCTATAAGTCGATGCTTTATATGCTAAATCATTATCAATAGGTTCGTAATATTAgtactttattttctacatattaattactaattaCCATCAAGTGAtaatatattgtactagttattaagttagAAGCCCAAAAGAAATTAATTAGAAGAAGAAAATACCCAACAATTTCAGCTATTTGAAGCCCATTTGTTACGAGCCCAAGTCGTGTATCCGCAGCCCACTTAGTTAATTAATCATCAATGTTGGAGaccaacccacaatatcttctaTCCTATTTCCTAAACCTAATTCAAAAACAGCAGCCGCACCTTCTCTCTGTTCTCATTATTCTTTTGGACAAAAGTCAAACTCTTCTTAGCCCTTTCAGAAGATTGTTTCTCCATTTTGGTGTAAAAGTTTCAAACCTCTCTCCTTCCTCTTTAACTCTCTCATCAAAAGTCAAAGATCATTGAAGAGTATCTGTGCAAAAATCACAAGAACCTTTGAAATCCCACATGAAGACAAATGAAAGGTGAAACTTTTCGTCCTTGCTTGCCGCTACTTCTACCGTGACCAACTGCTAAAGCCAAATGGCTATTTTGAAACTCTATTTTGATTTCCCGCTCCAAACCCTAGCCTTTTTCTCCTATAAATATTAACTTATATCTTCAGCAAAGAGGAGAGGAATTTTTAGCCACCTTGACACCTTGAAAATACTCTCTTCATCTTCCAAAGCTTTCTTTTCTTTCTAGGTGAATTTTACCCACCCCAAAGGTACTCGAACTTATCCGACTCTAGCTTCGAATCTGTTCATAACGAAAGAGTAGATTCGGGACCCTGACGTTCTAGTTCATTGCACCCACAAGAGGTAAATCTAACGCTATTTTGGATTTTCTCTGTTAAatgttttgttttatttaagAATAACTATGTTTTAAGGCCCTGTTGTAGTCAAATTTGACAGTTGTTATAATGTGTTTCATCTATGGTCTTGAATCTCCAGAAATTATAGTACTGAATATAATAGAAAACAGGTTTCTTGGTGTTCTATGTCTCACATACACCTATTTTGGATCACATTCTTGATTGGAGTCTAATGTATAGAAGAATCATGCTGGAAGTTTCTTCCTCTAGTCACTAAAAACTGAATGTGGTTCACGGACAGAATGTTTTTAGtcttttccatgtgttaaaaatTATATTGGTAGGAGATTTTCACTGTTAGAAACTATGTATTAGATTATGTGTTAAATGTCATTCTATTTTAAATTAGTTAACTTAAGTACATGAACGGATATCACACTATAGATTTTATGACCTGAAGTGAAAGTCCTTATTAGTTCATAATGAATATTATAAGTTTAAAAAAGTTATTTACAGTAGAATCAAAACTTAAGGACCCTTCTGTTAACAAAGAATTGGACTTTTATGATTCTGGTTACCGTGACATTTGTAAATATTTGTTTCGGTCTGAGTTTGCAAATTGTGTATTTACCCTCTGATTTTAATATTCATTAAGAAGCATATGTTCCCTTCTAACTCATATTTACTTTCTTCTCTTTGTTTTGCATGACACACTGGAGCCGAAGAGTTTtgttttgagactcaacgacaacACTCATAGGAGCCGAAAGGAGTTTTGTTTGAGACTCAATGTCGTCGCTATACCTGAACCTTCATTCGCTCTTACACTTTCTCACCCTCTCTTTCTAAATCGTCCGACCGATAGCATAAAAGAGAGCAGCAAACAATTGCTACATTACTTTAATTTTGCCGATTAATTAAGTGCCTTGTATGTGTTATCTATTTGGTATCTTACTTGATGCTCCTGAACATTGTGTAGTTTGTTTGATCACATAGGTGTTTATCTCTAATTAATGATTTAAAACCAATGACTAAAACCCATAGGATGATTTGCTAACCAAATATTTTTAACTCTAAAATGACTTATGGTTGAGTTCAAATTAGTTCCCAGAAAcattaaaatatgtattttacAAGTTTTCACAAGATCATTTCAAGACATGCCTTTACCCAATTTTTTTAAACTCAAGTCAAACATTTCCTGCATGCTTTGCCAAATGCTTTGAAAGCTCAAGTCCTTTAATCAAGCTTTAGATTTGAAACTTACGGTATTCAGACACTTTGTTTTCCTATGAGCCAcaattttccaaataaatttcCATGTCTTCTACATTTGATAGTACGACTAATCTTATGTTTTTCTCTTGGAGGTTTTTAAAACActttacatttagcctaattaattaagtCGGCCGGTTAATCATTGTTAATGGGATAttaaaggatgcttaataccttccctttagattaattgaactcttacctagaatctcataaGTTTAGTAGACCATAAATATAGTTAATTTTAGATAATAACTTTagtaaactttaggtgtcctgatttatcataaataattaggtggcgactccttaatttAATTAACCCAGGAATTATCAGAATATTATAAAccattttgacttcggttaaaatggGCTATAACACTATTAATAGTGGACAATTTTTACTTTAGAAAAATCGCCTCCTTTGCCTCTATCCTTAATTTTTAAGTTAATAAGAAGTTAAAGGGACAATTCGTAAAAGAACATAAGATAGAaagtaaatttaaaaaaaaaaaaaaaaaggtgcttaCGTCATAAACAAAATCgtaaaaaaggaagaaaatataAAGTAGAAACAAGAAGATACTAAAGCATACAAAATGGTTGCAAATTAGATGAATTCATTTTCCCCATCTTTTGTTGAATTCAGACTTATCACCCCAAATGGAGGACAAATCCTACAACACTATCCTAGAAACAAAATGTGGGAATAAACCAAAGGATTAAAGTTCATGTAGAGGCTTTGGGAGTTTCTTTTTTGAATTCTCTATTTTTTTGTCAGAATCAGCAGCCTTCCTGTTGGAATTACATAAACATTGGACAAGGAAGAAGCATTCTCCATtattgaagaagaaagagaaacttGAACTGCTGGTCTTCatttgaagaagaaagagaaacttGAACTGCATTTGTTTTAGTCTTCATTTCCTCGGAGAAAACAAGGAGTACAGACACATGGAAAGTAAAAGCACATGAAAACAAGGAGTACAGACACATTTGAAGTAACAGCACATGGCTCCACAATGTGATATGATGGGCTGTTGTAAATATTTTAAGTAAATGCACATGACTTGCACAAAGTGATGGGCTGatctaaataattttatcttAAGTACCAGTAGAATAGTGATTTGTTACAGAGAAAATTCCCTTACACTGTTATAAATAGTGGTAATGTAAATATGAAGGGGATGCAGAAAATTTGAATCCAATCTCTTTATTTATTTCTGCAATATGGTATCAGGGCATTCAATCTGAATCCCtctgttttattttaattttttgtttccTTCTTGTTTTAATTTCATCTGATTCATCTCTGTTACAATGACAGAAAATGCTAATGTTGTTGTTGGGACCCAAGTTCCCAATTCAGCTGCCAGCAGTACACAGAATGAACTCATTAATTCCTCTCATCCATTCTTTATTTCACCATCTGATTCTCCTGGCACACTGTTAACCAATACAGTGTTTGATGGCAGGAGTTTTGGTGGATGGAAAAGAGGAATGTGGATAGCCTTAACAGCAAAAAATAAATCTGGTTTTGTTGATGGATCTGCCCCAGAACCAAGTGCAGGAACTGATCTGCACA
Encoded proteins:
- the LOC132640256 gene encoding uncharacterized protein LOC132640256; translation: MEKKEKNDGDQTKSNGCKSKDRGTENDSHGDGSRRTEGPIGAGGICRDHLGNLIMAFQQSLGTGSSNLAEAKAAMIGLKWCKEYGVPWLLQEVFNESRKVIDESNCIIQHCYREGNQVVDALAKASLIIPNQVSNSANDLPSYAKGP